A stretch of Mytilus edulis chromosome 11, xbMytEdul2.2, whole genome shotgun sequence DNA encodes these proteins:
- the LOC139494686 gene encoding zinc finger protein 665-like: protein MSYNEVDAVISLDETRCHANRQSSGDSATLTNHCQTNQQSLGNSTTVTNHSHVNWQSLEDSATVTNDCLAPLDQTRCKIEDQTVYDEEWSCNSELRINTGIKPIKFDIDIKAESDSENSVLQGHTRTQASDETFVCRQSSGDSGTVTNHCYANRQSLEDFAIVTNDCHAPLDQTRCKIEDQTVYDEEWSCNSELRINTGIKPIKFDIDIIAESDSENSVLQGHTRTQTSDETFVCRQSSGDSVTLTNHCHANRQSSEDFAIVTNDYHAPLDQTRCKIEDQTVYDEEWSCNSELRINTGIKPSKFDIDIKAESDSENSVLQGHTRTQTSDETFVCRQSSGDSGTVTNHCYANRQSSEDFAIVTNACHAPLDQTRCKIEEQTVYDEERSCNSELRMNTGNKPSKFDIDIKVESDSENSVSQGHMRTQTSDETFVCSVCDKNFFREPDLLVHMREHPPYKCYKCDICQKEFSTNGNLKTHMKTHLMEKRLQTHTKTQTGDNPYKCDVCCKVLKNKRNLKRHKQIHSVDEPPMTCEICCRGFYIKSMLTTHMRIHTDEKPHKCDVCCKRFNYKPNLTVHMRLHTGEKPYKCDLCCRMFNSKGNITKHMASHKDKGNLTVHTRNHTGEKPYQCHLCFRGFNYKGSLTRHMGTHAKDQLYTCNVKPYECDLCGKGFNLTIDLKLHMRIHTEDRPYKCDECRRVFKHKASFDYHKSLHICTAGNSYKCDECFKVFRLKYSFDKHIKLHSGFKSYKCDVCCEEFEHKASLEYHIKSHTVINYYKCDVCSRVFENETSFERHIKFHTND from the coding sequence ATGTCTTATAACGAAGTTGATGCAGTTATCTCTCTTGATGAGACTCGTTGCCATgccaatcggcaatcctcgggtgactccgcaACTTTGACGAATCATTGCCAAACCAATCAGCAATCCTTGGGAAACTCCACTACTGTGACGAATCATTCCCATGTCAATTGGCAGTCCTTGGAAGACTCCGCTACTGTGACGAATGATTGCCTTGCACCACTGGACCAAACAAGATGTAAAATTGAGGACCAAACTGTGTATGATGAAGAATGGAGTTGTAATTCAGAATTGAGAATAAATACAGGAATTAAACCAATAAAATTTGATATAGATATCAAAGCGGAGAGTGATTCAGAGAATTCTGTATTGCAAGGACACACGAGAACCCAAGCATCTGATGAAACGTTTGTATGTCGGCAATCCTCAGGAGACTCCGGTACTGTGACGAATCATTGCTATGCTAATCGCCAATCCTTGGAAGACTTTGCTATTGTGACAAATGATTGCCATGCACCACTGGACCAAACAAGATGTAAAATTGAGGACCAAACTGTGTATGATGAAGAATGGAGTTGTAATTCAGAATTGAGAATAAATACAGGAATTAAACCAATAAAATTTGATATAGATATTATAGCGGAGAGTGATTCAGAGAATTCTGTATTGCAAGGACACACGAGAACCCAAACATCTGATGAAACGTTTGTATGTCGGCAATCCTCAGGAGACTCCGTTACTCTGACGAATCATTGCCATGCTAATCGCCAATCCTCGGAAGACTTTGCTATTGTGACAAATGATTACCATGCACCACTGGACCAAACAAGATGTAAAATTGAGGACCAAACTGTGTATGATGAAGAATGGAGTTGTAATTCAGAATTGAGAATAAATACAGGAATTAAACCATCAAAATTTGATATAGATATCAAAGCGGAGAGTGATTCAGAGAATTCTGTATTGCAAGGACACACGAGAACCCAAACATCTGATGAAACGTTTGTATGTCGGCAATCCTCAGGAGACTCCGGTACTGTGACGAATCATTGCTATGCTAATCGCCAATCCTCGGAAGACTTTGCTATTGTGACAAATGCTTGCCATGCACCACTGGACCAAACAAGATGTAAAATTGAGGAACAAACTGTGTATGATGAAGAAAGGAGTTGTAATTCAGAATTGAGAATGAATACAGGAAATAAACCATCCAAATTTGATATAGATATCAAAGTGGAGAGTGATTCAGAGAATTCTGTATCGCAAGGACACATGAGAACCCAAACATCTGATGAAACGTTTGTATGTAGTGTATGTGATAAAAACTTCTTTCGGGAACCTGATTTACTTGTACACATGAGAGAACACCCACcttataaatgttataaatgtGATATATGTCAAAAAGAGTTCAGTACAAATGGTAACTTAAAAACCCATATGAAAACACATCTCATGGAAAAACGTTTACAGACTCACACGAAAACACAAACTGGTGATAATccttataaatgtgatgtatgtTGTAAAGTCTTAAAAAACAAACGTAATTTAAAAAGACACAAACAAATACATTCTGTTGATGAACCACCTATGACATGTGAAATCTGCTGTAGAGGTTTCTATATAAAAAGCATGTTAACTACCCACATGAGAATACATACTGATGAAAAACCTCACAAATGTGATGTATGCTGCAAACGGTTTAATTATAAACCCAACTTAACTGTACACATGAGATTACATACTGGTgaaaaaccttataaatgtgaCTTATGTTGTAGAATGTTTAATAGTAAGGGGAATATTACTAAACACATGGCATCTCATAAAGATAAAGGCAACTTAACTGTGCACACGAGAAACCATACTGGAGAAAAACCTTACCAATGTCATTTATGTTTTAGAGGGTTTAATTATAAAGGGAGCTTGACTAGACACATGGGCACACATGCTAAAGATCAACTTTATACATGTAATGTTAAACCTTATGAATGTGATTTGTGTGGTAAAGGATTCAATCTAACAATAGATTTAAAATTACACATGAGAATACACACTGAAGATAGACCGTATAAGTGTGATGAATGTCGTCGGGTGTTTAAACACAAAGCAAGCTTTGATTATCATAAAAGTTTACATATATGTACAGCTGGAAATTCTTATAAATGTGATGAATGTTTTAAAGTGTTTAGATTGAAATATAGTTTTGATAAACACATTAAATTACATTCAGGTTTTAAATCTTATAAGTGTGATGTATGTTGTGAAGAGTTTGAACACAAAGCAAGCTTAGAATATCACATAAAGTCACATACAGTTATTAACTATTATAAGTGTGATGTGTGTTCTAGAGTGTTTGAAAACGAGACAAGCTTTGAAAGACACATAAAATTTCATACTAATGACTAA